Part of the Photobacterium sp. DA100 genome is shown below.
GGACAAAATGCTGCCAAGACCGCCAATGAATTAGTCGTGTTTGTGGTTACACCGCACAAATGGAAAGGCCGAGCTGAGTTGAATGCTTCGCAAATCCGCCATGCCTTCGAAGGCCGAGAAGATGCAACCGCCAAGCGCGCCCTGAAGTACTACGAAAAGCTGATCCCGTTTGTCTACAATAATGATCGCCTTGGGATCTTCGGCGTTGCCAGAAAGATCCTCAGTGCACTAATGGGGCTGAAAAAGCCAATGGTAAGGGAAGTCAGCAAAAGCGACTTGCGTGTCTGCCTTCATAAAAGCAGCTCCTTGGCCGCGATGACCTTCATGACCGCAATGCGTGCCGAAGGCTATGATACCTGCCCGATGGAAGGCTTTGACTCTAAACGGGCCAAAGCTCTGCTCGGTTTGCACAAAGATGCCGAAATCACCATGATTGTCAGCTGTGGCAAACGTGCCGACGATGGTATCTACAGCGAGAGACACCGTGTTGCCAGTGATGAGGTTATAATCAGTCATTAATTGAGCAAATAAAACGCCAGCCATACCCACAAGGTTTCTTTTGCGGTATGGTGTTGGCAATCAAAGCAAAAAGAACGGTCAGTAGTCCAGATGAAACAGCTCATCGAACGAAAAAACCGGTGGATGGCAAGCCATATCACCGATGCGGAGTTTCCAACCCCTCTCAGTGAACAAGGCCTTGCCTTATACCTAGATGCCCAAGCATCACTCGAGTTTGGATCCTGCCAAACTTCTGATTCCTCCGGCTATGACTCACTGACCATCTACCCTGTAGACTGCCATCCCCTCACTATTCGATATTCGCTAGTCCTTGCCAACCGTTGGCAGGATGAATCAGACAAGGAAGCCATTATTGAGTACCTGACCCAAATCATGTTCGAAGACGACTCACCAGCACAGTTGTATGTCGGCTTCTTCAAAGGCAAACCGGCCGCCTGCGGCATGCTGTTCCTTGACGAAGAACATGGTTCACTCATTTGTGATGTTGCAGCGCTACCACTGCCAAACCAGCAACAACTAATGAGTGAGATGCAACAGGCGCTGGCAGCAAAAGCCTCAAATCAACCGCTCTATTGCGAGCAACTGAAATAACCAATTTGTTATTCTAGTCAGGATTATACTGTTCATAGCAAAAGAGCCAGTCACAAAGTAACTGGCTCTTTTTTCATCGAATGTTTGTGAATACTGTGTTTTAGTATTCAGGGTTTATCGGCTTAAATGCTTAGCGAAGAACTGCTGTAGTTTTTCCGTAACCAAATCAGCCTGCTCTAAATTACTAATGTGGCCCGCGTTCGGAATCAAAACAAACTCGCTGCCCGTAATGCCATCGTGCATAAGCTGCGACTCGAGAACGGGACGCATACGGTCTTGCGCGCCCACCATAATGAGTGTCGGTAACGCAAACATTTCAGCATATTCAAACATGTCACGACGGCCGAACACCATTCGCCCCACCTTAGCCAATGCCAATGCCCTTTCTTTATCTGCTGTAAGCAACCTCTGGCGGAATGCAGTACGTAAAGGACTATCTTTCTCGAGCGCTGCAAACTGACGCTCATCGAAAAAGTCTACGATGTCAGATGTTATCGTCGCATTCTCTTCAATCTCTGCCAGCTTTGCAAAATACTTGGTATGGACGACTTCCGGCTCAAGACCCACGAAGGTATCCATCAGTACCAGGCTCGTGACCCGGGCAGGCGCATTAACTACCAGCTCTGTCGCCCACATACCACCGGATGACAACCCAACCAGTGAAAACGTGTCAATCTCCAAGTAGTCGAGCAAACTAAGTACGTCATTGGCGTAATCTTTCAAGCTACGCGTTGATTCTGGCGCTGCCGCAGAAGCCCCGTGGCCCCAGAATTCCGGTACTATGCAGCGGTGAGACTGACTTAATACCTCAACTTGCGGCGCCCACATTGAGCTGTCCCACAAATAGCTATGGCCGAAGACAATGACAGGGCCTTCGCCAATATCCTGATAATGCATGGTCTGCGTATTAATAGTAAAAGTTTTCATACATTCCAATCCAAATTCTTGTTTTAGTTATGTTCTATTACGCCAGTGCTAACAACGTACGGCAAACTTTGTTTCAACAGCACGCATACCGCGCTGATAACATCCCCAGGCAACGGCACCAGCCAAAACATTGCCTAACATCGCACCCAAGAAAAGCCCCTGGATCCCGCCGTAATTTGCCCCTATCCACAGTAGCGGCAAAAAACAAGCAAACAAGCGCAGGGCCGATATAACCAGCGCACGCATTGGCATCGTCAGCGCGTTACAAACAGACACCATCAACATACAAATACCCAAAGGACCAAGGCTCAATGGCACCCAAGTTAAGTGAAGAGCAAGAATACGGGCCACTTCAGCTTCGCTGGTCAGTAAAGAAGTTAACGGCGAGATAGAGATAAACAGCAGGACGGCGATTGCCAATTGCCACACTAAAATAAATTTAACCGCCAGAGAAACCAAAGACTTGATCTTCTCTAGCTCCCCCTTGCCCAGCCAACGCCCTACCATTGGCGGCATCGACATAGTCAGTGCAAGAATAATGACTATCGAGAAAAATTCCAATCTCGATCCCAAGGCCCAGGCCGCAACCGTTGCCGCGCCGAACCCCGCGACTAACTTTGTTGCTAGCATCGATGAAACTGGAGGAAGCAGCTGGCTGAGCATTGCCGGCGCCATAATATTTAACAGCTCTTTCACCGAGGCAAAAATATCCAAACCGTTCCAGTCAAAACTTAACCAATGACGCTGAACCACTTTTGGGTATACCGCTATCATACCAACAGAGAAAGCGACGACGGTTGCCCAAGCAGCACCGACCAGCCCCATATCGAAAGTGAAAATGAACAAGGGATCGAGTGCCATATTCAGCAAACTGGTTACCACCATCATGATGCCCGGTAGCATCGTATTACCATTGGCACGACACAAGCTGTAAGCAAAATATAGCATCGCCCCACACCATGAGCTTGCTAACCAGACGGGCCAGTAAACATCAATGACCGCATATACATCTTCGGGAGCGCTGAGCAACTGTAAGATCCCACCGCGAGTAAACCAGATAAATAGGCATATCATCAGCACACTGGCCGCACCCGTAATGACCACTAAACCACCAAGTTGCTTGGCTCGCTGGTAATCACCGACTCCCAAAACACGTGAGATCAATGAGGTCGTTGCAATACCTAATCCCACCTGAAGACCGATGATCACCATTTGCATTGGTAAGGTGAATCCTTGAGCGGCGAGCGGCAAGACACCCAGTTGTCCGATGAAAGCACTGTCAACCAACTGGAAGCTCATAAGAGAAAGTACGCCAAATAACATCGGCCAAGTCATATCAAACAACTGGCGGCCAAGCGGCGTTTCAGAAGAAGGCTGTAGTTGTAATTTTGAAGGCATAGAAATGAATGTCTTTATATTATAGTTATTTAGTCTAGAGACAAAAAAGCTCGGCAGTAAGAACAACCAGTTCCCACTTTACCGAGCTTTCAATACAGCCATTTTCGTTACGCTGTCACCAGCTTAACCAAATCTGCTGGTCGATAGTAGACTGATTTTAGAACTTTACCCTGGCGGACCAGTTTGCCACCAAGGTCAACGTCTTTGGCGCATTTGGCAATAATGAATTCACCCTTCTGGCTACCCACAATTTCAACACCCTGCTCGGCATAGAAACCCTTGGTCTCTTCGAATTCTTGTTCGTTACGGCAAACTTTGCTCATATTGCTGGAGTGCACTTCATCCCAGCAAGCAACAAAATCAAAGCCCAGGCGCTTGGCGATCTGCAGCAGCAAGTCAATCAGGTAACTGATACCAATATTAGACTCTACTTTGTCATCACCAAGGTGTACTAGGCGTCCCATCAGAACATAGACTGAATCAACAATCGCATCGGCCTGCTCAACCAATGAATCGGCTTCTGCCAGTTCGGTCAATTCTTCGACCGCCAATGATGTATGTAATGCATCAGCCTGTTCGTTCAAACTGGAAGGCGACTCGATATCCAAGTCAAAAGTATTACGAAATTCACGAATATCACGGTAAAGGTGATCGAACAGTGCTTGATCCAAAACAGACAGCTTCATGCAACTTTCCTTTAAGTTATAAAAACCATTATAAATCATTAAATTAAAATCTTAATACCTGTTGCTTTCTACCTTGATAGCAACAATACCCGATAAAATGCTTCAATGTTTTATGCCGGTTGGAAACAAACCAAACTCAGGAGCGTAACGCTCCCAAGCCAGTATCCGATCAGCCAAAGAA
Proteins encoded:
- a CDS encoding nitroreductase family protein produces the protein MSESTTVFSSLIHSRRSVRKYDQAASFDHQAVARSLELATLSPNSSNMQLWEFHRVINQEKRDQLAQYCMGQNAAKTANELVVFVVTPHKWKGRAELNASQIRHAFEGREDATAKRALKYYEKLIPFVYNNDRLGIFGVARKILSALMGLKKPMVREVSKSDLRVCLHKSSSLAAMTFMTAMRAEGYDTCPMEGFDSKRAKALLGLHKDAEITMIVSCGKRADDGIYSERHRVASDEVIISH
- a CDS encoding alpha/beta fold hydrolase; its protein translation is MKTFTINTQTMHYQDIGEGPVIVFGHSYLWDSSMWAPQVEVLSQSHRCIVPEFWGHGASAAAPESTRSLKDYANDVLSLLDYLEIDTFSLVGLSSGGMWATELVVNAPARVTSLVLMDTFVGLEPEVVHTKYFAKLAEIEENATITSDIVDFFDERQFAALEKDSPLRTAFRQRLLTADKERALALAKVGRMVFGRRDMFEYAEMFALPTLIMVGAQDRMRPVLESQLMHDGITGSEFVLIPNAGHISNLEQADLVTEKLQQFFAKHLSR
- a CDS encoding MATE family efflux transporter, coding for MPSKLQLQPSSETPLGRQLFDMTWPMLFGVLSLMSFQLVDSAFIGQLGVLPLAAQGFTLPMQMVIIGLQVGLGIATTSLISRVLGVGDYQRAKQLGGLVVITGAASVLMICLFIWFTRGGILQLLSAPEDVYAVIDVYWPVWLASSWCGAMLYFAYSLCRANGNTMLPGIMMVVTSLLNMALDPLFIFTFDMGLVGAAWATVVAFSVGMIAVYPKVVQRHWLSFDWNGLDIFASVKELLNIMAPAMLSQLLPPVSSMLATKLVAGFGAATVAAWALGSRLEFFSIVIILALTMSMPPMVGRWLGKGELEKIKSLVSLAVKFILVWQLAIAVLLFISISPLTSLLTSEAEVARILALHLTWVPLSLGPLGICMLMVSVCNALTMPMRALVISALRLFACFLPLLWIGANYGGIQGLFLGAMLGNVLAGAVAWGCYQRGMRAVETKFAVRC
- a CDS encoding nucleoside triphosphate pyrophosphohydrolase family protein; the protein is MKLSVLDQALFDHLYRDIREFRNTFDLDIESPSSLNEQADALHTSLAVEELTELAEADSLVEQADAIVDSVYVLMGRLVHLGDDKVESNIGISYLIDLLLQIAKRLGFDFVACWDEVHSSNMSKVCRNEQEFEETKGFYAEQGVEIVGSQKGEFIIAKCAKDVDLGGKLVRQGKVLKSVYYRPADLVKLVTA